The Hypanus sabinus isolate sHypSab1 chromosome X1, sHypSab1.hap1, whole genome shotgun sequence genome window below encodes:
- the LOC132384664 gene encoding keratin, type II cytoskeletal 8-like: MSSGYSSQTTIKRTVQGGNTSSIRSSFGGGSGSLRRAGGRKAMSMISGRVGSFGGGGVGMTRRLISSSAMGLGSAYGSGSAFGSGSAYGSGSAYGSGSMMPALDLSAPLPQNDTHLQQVRMQETKELTTLNNQFASFINQVRVLEKQNTQLKIKLELLKKQGSSTSNIDNMFQAYIDNLKRQLDTLGQEKLKFEADLVQMQGLVEDFKGKYEDEINKRTEMENEFVMVKKDVDESYMNKVELEAKLESLTDEIEFLKTIFQEEIRELETQIQNTSVSVQVDTGCVLDTDQIINEVRNQYQSMVDKCRENANRWKQTKMMELNSMPAGKGDDLRVIKSECSDLQGRIRKLTQDIEYLKQQRMKLEGMIAEAEERGELSLKDSRKSIADLQEAIRKANQEITKQSREIDELINVKLALDIEINTYSKLLAQEETRMVEGVKTLSVQQVSQQGNYGDYSSSASSGQYNSSAYQSGMGAMETSRISGHRIEPSRNVLVKTVEQLDGVTVSSTISTLQ, from the exons ATGAGCAGCGGATACAGCAGCCAAACGACCATCAAACGGACCGTACAGGGTGGAAACACCTCATCGATCCGGAGTAGTTTTGGTGGTGGCAGCGGTTCCTTGCGAAGAGCTGGTGGCAGAAAGGCCATGAGtatgatttcaggaagggtaggatcatttggaggaggaggagtgggaATGACAAGACGTCTGATTTCCAGCTCAGCGATGGGGCTTGGTTCAGCTTACGGCTCTGGTTCAGCTTTCGGCTCTGGTTCAGCTTACGGCTCTGGTTCAGCTTACGGCTCTGGTTCGATGATGCCGGCCCTTGATCTAAGCGCCCCACTGCCACAAAATGACACCCATCTGCAACAAGTTCGGATGCAGGAAACGAAGGAGCTCACGACGCTCAACAACCAGTTCGCAAGTTTCATAAACCAG GTCCGCGTTCTTGAAAAGCAGAATACTCAGCTGAAGATCAAACTGGAGCTCCTGAAGAAGCAGGGATCGTCCACCTCCAACATCGATAACATGTTCCAAGCTTACATTGACAACCTCAAGAGGCAACTGGACACTCTTGGGCAGGAGAAGCTGAAGTTCGAAGCGGATCTTGTTCAGATGCAAGGTCTAGTTGAGGACTTTAAGGGCAA ATACGAAGATGAAATTAACAAGAGGACTGAAATGGAAAACGAGTTTGTCATGGTCAAGAAG GATGTCGATGAATCCTACATGAACAAGGTGGAATTGGAAGCAAAACTAGAAAGCCTGACTGATGAAATCGAATTCCTGAAGACAATCTTCCAAGAG GAAATCCGTGAGCTGGAAACACAGATTCAGAACACTTCTGTCAGCGTGCAGGTGGACACTGGCTGCGTACTGGATACAGACCAGATCATCAATGAAGTCAGAAACCAATACCAATCTATGGTAGATAAATGCCGTGAAAATGCTAATAGATGGAAACAGACTAAG ATGATGGAACTCAATTCAATGCCTGCAGGTAAAGGAGATGACTTACGAGTGATCAAATCGGAGTGTAGCGATCTGCAGGGTCGCATCCGTAAGCTGACTCAGGATATCGAGTATTTAAAACAGCAG CGTATGAAATTAGAAGGTATGATCGCTGAAGCAGAGGAACGCGGCGAGTTGTCTCTCAAAGATAGTAGAAAGTCTATCGCGGATCTGCAAGAAGCCATCAGGAAAGCAAACCAGGAGATTACTAAGCAATCTCGTGAAATCGATGAGCTGATAAATGTCAAGTTGGCTCTGGATATTGAAATTAACACCTACAGTAAACTACTGGCGCAAGAGGAAACCAG GATGGTAGAAGGCGTCAAAACCCTCAGCGTACAACAAGTTTCACAGCAAG GAAATTATGGGGATTATAGCAGCAGTGCGAGTAGCG gTCAGTATAACAGCTCCGCTTATCAGAGTGGTATGGGTGCAATGGAAACTTCTCGCATCTCAGGACATCGAATTGAGCCCTCCAGGAACGTACTGGTGAAAACAGTGGAGCAGTTGGATGGTGTTACAGTttcatcaacaataagtactttGCAATAA
- the LOC132384663 gene encoding keratin, type II cytoskeletal 8-like gives MSSGYSSQTTIKRTVQGGNTSSIRSSFGGGSGSLRRAGGRKAMSMISGRVGSFGGGGVGMTRRLISSSAMGLGSAYGSGSAFGSGSAYGSGSAYGSGSMMPALDLSAPLPQNDTHLQQVRMQETKELTTLNNQFASFINQVRVLEKQNTQLKIKLELLKKQGSSTSNIDNMFQAYIDNLKRQLDTLGQEKLKFEADLVQMQGLVEDFKGKYEDEINKRTEMENEFVMVKKDVDESYMNKVELEAKLESLTDEIEFLKTIFQEEIRELETQIQNTSVSVQVDTGCVLDTDQIINEVRNQYQSMVDKCRENANRWKQTKMMELNSMPAGKGDDLRVIKSECSDLQGRIRKLTQDIEYLKQQRMKLEGMIAEAEERGELSLKDSRKSIADLQEAIRKANQEITKQSREIDELINVKLALDIEINTYSKLLAQEETRMVEGVKTLSVQQVSQQGNYGDYSSSASSGTSGFFRGGSEMGIGGGRRPVILSSMQQTSEFRSES, from the exons ATGAGCAGCGGATACAGCAGCCAAACGACCATCAAACGGACCGTACAGGGTGGAAACACCTCATCGATCCGGAGTAGTTTTGGTGGTGGCAGCGGTTCCTTGCGAAGAGCTGGTGGCAGAAAGGCCATGAGtatgatttcaggaagggtaggatcatttggaggaggaggagtgggaATGACAAGACGTCTGATTTCCAGCTCAGCGATGGGGCTTGGTTCAGCTTACGGCTCTGGTTCAGCTTTCGGCTCTGGTTCAGCTTACGGCTCTGGTTCAGCTTACGGCTCTGGTTCGATGATGCCGGCCCTTGATCTAAGCGCCCCACTGCCACAAAATGACACCCATCTGCAACAAGTTCGGATGCAGGAAACGAAGGAGCTCACGACGCTCAACAACCAGTTCGCAAGTTTCATAAACCAG GTCCGCGTTCTTGAAAAGCAGAATACTCAGCTGAAGATCAAACTGGAGCTCCTGAAGAAGCAGGGATCGTCCACCTCCAACATCGATAACATGTTCCAAGCTTACATTGACAACCTCAAGAGGCAACTGGACACTCTTGGGCAGGAGAAGCTGAAGTTCGAAGCGGATCTTGTTCAGATGCAAGGTCTAGTTGAGGACTTTAAGGGCAA ATACGAAGATGAAATTAACAAGAGGACTGAAATGGAAAACGAGTTTGTCATGGTCAAGAAG GATGTCGATGAATCCTACATGAACAAGGTGGAATTGGAAGCAAAACTAGAAAGCCTGACTGATGAAATCGAATTCCTGAAGACAATCTTCCAAGAG GAAATCCGTGAGCTGGAAACACAGATTCAGAACACTTCTGTCAGCGTGCAGGTGGACACTGGCTGCGTACTGGATACAGACCAGATCATCAATGAAGTCAGAAACCAATACCAATCTATGGTAGATAAATGCCGTGAAAATGCTAATAGATGGAAACAGACTAAG ATGATGGAACTCAATTCAATGCCTGCAGGTAAAGGAGATGACTTACGAGTGATCAAATCGGAGTGTAGCGATCTGCAGGGTCGCATCCGTAAGCTGACTCAGGATATCGAGTATTTAAAACAGCAG CGTATGAAATTAGAAGGTATGATCGCTGAAGCAGAGGAACGCGGCGAGTTGTCTCTCAAAGATAGTAGAAAGTCTATCGCGGATCTGCAAGAAGCCATCAGGAAAGCAAACCAGGAGATTACTAAGCAATCTCGTGAAATCGATGAGCTGATAAATGTCAAGTTGGCTCTGGATATTGAAATTAACACCTACAGTAAACTACTGGCGCAAGAGGAAACCAG GATGGTAGAAGGCGTCAAAACCCTCAGCGTACAACAAGTTTCACAGCAAG GAAATTATGGGGATTATAGCAGCAGTGCGAGTAGCGGTACGTCTGGTTTTTTCAGAGGGGGGAGTGAGATGGGAATTGGTGGTGGAAGAAGACCAGTAATTTTGAGCTCAATGCAGCAAACCAGTGAATTCAGAAGTGAATCTTAA